The Xanthomonas indica genome has a segment encoding these proteins:
- a CDS encoding pirin family protein has product MTDPIVQIKPLGFPWDTIDPFLFCVYHDDAYPAGNGAMGPAAPLHGRAIGQDFSRKDGWSMYHGEEIPGFPGHPHRGFETVTIVRKGLIDHADSLGAAARFGAGDVQWVTAGAGIVHSEMFPLLDTAAPNPLELFQIWLNLPARNKLAAPHFTMFWSEDLPRFTATDDAGRTTEVACVAGRIGPIDAAPGSAGGPLAPPPDSWAAQDDADVAIWTIRMAPGARWTLPAAQGRGTRRSLYFFKGAAVTVGGRPVTRHAAIELRADQAVELVNGDGGVSEFLVLQGRPIAEPVAQHGPFVMNTQAEIAQAMADYRRTQFGGWPWQDEAPVHGSDPTRFARHPDGREEQPARQAVAANG; this is encoded by the coding sequence ATGACCGACCCCATCGTCCAGATCAAGCCGCTCGGCTTCCCTTGGGACACGATCGACCCGTTCCTGTTCTGCGTCTACCACGACGATGCCTACCCCGCCGGCAACGGCGCGATGGGGCCGGCGGCGCCGCTGCACGGCCGCGCCATCGGCCAGGACTTCAGCCGCAAGGACGGCTGGAGCATGTATCACGGCGAGGAGATTCCCGGTTTTCCCGGCCATCCGCACCGCGGCTTCGAGACCGTGACCATCGTGCGCAAGGGCCTGATCGACCATGCCGACTCGCTCGGTGCGGCGGCGCGCTTCGGTGCCGGCGACGTGCAATGGGTGACGGCCGGCGCGGGCATCGTCCATTCGGAGATGTTCCCGCTGCTGGACACGGCCGCGCCCAACCCGCTGGAACTGTTCCAGATCTGGCTGAACCTGCCGGCGCGCAACAAGCTGGCCGCGCCGCACTTCACCATGTTCTGGTCGGAAGACCTGCCGCGCTTCACGGCCACCGACGATGCTGGCCGCACCACCGAGGTGGCCTGCGTGGCCGGCCGCATCGGTCCGATCGACGCCGCGCCCGGCAGCGCCGGCGGCCCGCTCGCGCCGCCACCGGATTCGTGGGCTGCGCAGGACGATGCCGATGTGGCCATCTGGACGATCCGCATGGCACCCGGCGCACGCTGGACCCTGCCCGCCGCGCAAGGCCGCGGCACGCGCCGCAGCCTGTACTTCTTCAAGGGCGCGGCGGTGACGGTGGGTGGGCGCCCGGTGACCCGACACGCGGCGATCGAGTTGCGCGCCGATCAGGCGGTCGAGTTGGTCAATGGCGACGGAGGGGTGAGCGAGTTCCTGGTGCTGCAAGGCCGACCGATCGCCGAACCGGTGGCCCAACACGGTCCGTTCGTGATGAACACCCAGGCCGAGATCGCCCAGGCCATGGCCGACTATCGCCGCACCCAGTTCGGCGGCTGGCCATGGCAGGACGAGGCGCCGGTGCACGGCAGCGACCCGACCCGCTTCGCGCGACATCCGGATGGGCGTGAAGAGCAGCCGGCACGGCAAGCGGTCGCCGCCAACGGCTAG
- a CDS encoding TonB-dependent receptor, translating to MRKPLVVSIALLLGSASSLPAWSAPAATAAAIAPMPLAQALDQFARSSGLQLMYDPALAAGLRSSGAPAGLAPPQQLHALLAGTGLDYRMLTPGSVAIVRSSVAAAPAAAPRAPRSAAPARAEADGEHDGPRELAPINVTANSVDTLAPSAAPLEASQPTSVIDERFIRDGLRLNSNYDDIIKYAPSVVTTSPEGPGLGKNEGISIRGFQDGQFNITFDGIPFGDASDLHHTTSAYFNNHVLGQAEIDRGPGGGATIGNATFGGTLALRTRNPSEVDGVTVYGTGGSWNTWAGGVSADEHIGNTRLFADLSKEASDTYLNGTDDRREHAFLKTVSDLGEATTLTFVSSYNQEHQNTVQGATRAQIAQHGWRYGLGDDPTLQNYTGYNAAAYYSSFTYLGLSTRLGDWDLDNKVYYNSFDHTASKTSIPTSESAADNGVTFYGATGKKLSKAAKDVPGKLSDNDFRAFGDVLRLARDLGPGQLQTGVWVERNLDERQQLPVDMSTGAASGTKYGSLYNYKLHDRTDTLQPYLQYDWKLSDSLTLSPGLRYARVQRQLDAELNKSTPPAPAHSTASYDATLPSLSLHQAFNEHWSGYVQAARGFLAPPIDVIELNGARGLRPELTSNYQLGTSYAARGLTFGADVYYIDFSNYISQTLINTDSGTENAYVNGGGAVYRGAEAEATYALTPVLSLYANASYNDATYKHSSTQVAGTPRVTAALGLLYNSGTGYFGSLMEKVVGAQYGVDNSTAASGATVFGNDQRLGGYASLDAALGYRSTHGPYGLKGYSISMDVNNLLNRHALIGYAGTRSSDNQPLYFGLAGRGVFLDLSLKF from the coding sequence ATGCGCAAGCCTCTCGTCGTCTCCATCGCCCTGCTGCTCGGCAGTGCGTCCTCGCTGCCGGCCTGGTCGGCACCCGCCGCCACGGCGGCGGCCATCGCGCCCATGCCGCTGGCGCAGGCGCTGGACCAGTTCGCGCGCAGCAGCGGCCTGCAACTGATGTACGACCCGGCGCTGGCCGCGGGCCTGCGCAGCAGCGGTGCCCCGGCCGGCCTGGCGCCGCCGCAGCAGTTGCATGCGCTGCTCGCCGGCACCGGCCTGGACTACCGCATGCTGACCCCGGGCTCGGTCGCCATCGTGCGCAGCAGCGTCGCCGCTGCCCCGGCCGCCGCGCCGCGTGCGCCGCGCAGCGCCGCCCCGGCGCGCGCCGAGGCCGACGGCGAGCACGACGGCCCGCGCGAACTGGCGCCGATCAACGTCACCGCCAACAGCGTCGACACGCTGGCGCCCAGCGCCGCGCCGCTGGAGGCGAGCCAGCCGACCTCGGTGATCGACGAACGCTTCATCCGCGACGGCCTGCGCCTGAATTCCAACTACGACGACATCATCAAGTACGCGCCCAGCGTGGTCACCACCTCGCCGGAAGGCCCGGGCCTGGGCAAGAACGAAGGCATCAGCATCCGCGGCTTCCAGGACGGCCAGTTCAACATCACCTTCGACGGTATCCCGTTCGGCGATGCCAGCGATCTGCACCACACCACCTCGGCCTACTTCAACAACCACGTGCTCGGCCAGGCCGAGATCGACCGCGGCCCCGGCGGTGGCGCCACCATCGGCAACGCCACCTTCGGCGGTACCCTGGCGCTGCGCACGCGCAACCCCAGCGAGGTGGACGGCGTCACCGTCTACGGCACCGGCGGCAGCTGGAACACCTGGGCCGGTGGTGTCAGCGCCGACGAGCACATCGGCAACACGCGCCTGTTCGCCGACCTGTCCAAGGAGGCCAGCGACACCTACCTCAACGGCACCGACGACCGCCGCGAGCACGCCTTCCTCAAGACCGTCAGCGACCTGGGCGAGGCGACCACGCTGACCTTCGTCAGCAGCTACAACCAGGAGCACCAGAACACCGTGCAGGGCGCCACCCGCGCGCAGATCGCGCAGCACGGCTGGCGCTACGGCCTGGGCGACGATCCGACCCTGCAGAACTACACCGGCTACAACGCCGCCGCCTACTACTCCAGCTTCACCTACCTGGGCCTGAGCACGCGCCTGGGCGACTGGGACCTGGACAACAAGGTCTACTACAACAGCTTCGACCACACCGCTTCCAAGACCAGCATCCCCACCAGCGAGAGCGCTGCCGACAACGGCGTGACCTTCTATGGCGCGACCGGCAAGAAGCTGTCCAAGGCCGCCAAGGACGTGCCGGGCAAGCTGTCGGACAACGATTTCCGCGCCTTCGGCGACGTGCTGCGGCTGGCGCGCGACCTGGGACCGGGCCAGTTGCAGACCGGCGTGTGGGTGGAGCGCAACCTGGACGAGCGTCAGCAGTTGCCGGTGGACATGAGCACCGGCGCGGCCAGCGGCACCAAGTACGGCTCGCTGTACAACTACAAGCTGCACGACCGCACCGACACGCTGCAGCCGTATCTGCAGTACGACTGGAAGCTCAGCGACAGCCTGACCCTCAGCCCGGGCCTGCGCTACGCGCGGGTGCAGCGCCAGCTCGATGCCGAGCTCAACAAGAGCACGCCGCCGGCGCCGGCGCACAGCACGGCCAGCTACGACGCCACGCTGCCATCGCTGAGCCTGCACCAGGCCTTCAACGAGCACTGGAGCGGCTACGTGCAGGCTGCGCGCGGCTTCCTGGCACCGCCGATCGACGTGATCGAACTCAACGGCGCGCGCGGCCTGCGCCCGGAACTGACCAGCAACTACCAGCTCGGCACCAGCTACGCCGCGCGCGGCCTGACCTTCGGCGCCGACGTCTACTACATCGACTTCAGCAACTACATCAGCCAGACCCTGATCAATACCGACAGCGGCACCGAGAACGCCTACGTCAACGGCGGCGGCGCGGTGTATCGCGGCGCCGAGGCCGAGGCCACCTACGCGCTGACGCCGGTGCTGAGTCTGTACGCCAACGCCAGCTACAACGACGCCACCTACAAGCACAGCAGCACCCAGGTCGCCGGCACGCCGCGGGTGACCGCGGCGCTGGGGCTGCTGTACAACAGCGGCACCGGCTACTTCGGTTCGCTGATGGAGAAGGTGGTGGGCGCGCAGTACGGCGTGGACAACAGCACCGCGGCCAGCGGCGCCACCGTGTTCGGCAACGACCAGCGTCTGGGCGGCTACGCCAGCCTGGACGCGGCGCTGGGCTACCGCAGCACGCACGGGCCCTACGGCCTGAAGGGCTACTCGATCAGCATGGACGTCAACAACCTGCTGAACCGGCATGCGTTGATCGGCTACGCCGGCACCCGCTCCTCCGACAACCAGCCGCTGTACTTCGGCCTGGCCGGGCGCGGCGTGTTCCTCGACCTGTCGCTGAAGTTCTGA
- a CDS encoding TlpA disulfide reductase family protein: protein MALFVACALVLVLAWQNRSLREERRWFVTRTTEPYLGMYVPRIAATSLDGASLTLGEPTAERQVLFFFTTTCPYCKRSAPHVVQAAQRLAAQQPGVQVLGVCHCSPAQAQRYAAEHGFTFPVTTLTDRRTLMLFRARNVPTLLALDRQGRVRYARVGVFDTTERMQDLMAAVRSTEVPPALATIEE, encoded by the coding sequence TTGGCGCTGTTTGTGGCCTGTGCGTTGGTGCTGGTGCTGGCCTGGCAGAACCGCAGCCTGCGCGAGGAACGGCGTTGGTTCGTCACCCGCACCACCGAGCCGTATCTGGGCATGTACGTGCCGCGTATCGCCGCCACCAGCCTGGACGGCGCGTCGCTGACGCTCGGTGAGCCGACGGCCGAGCGCCAGGTGCTGTTCTTCTTCACCACCACCTGCCCGTACTGCAAGCGCTCGGCACCGCATGTGGTGCAGGCGGCGCAGCGCCTGGCCGCGCAGCAGCCCGGCGTGCAGGTACTGGGCGTATGCCACTGCAGTCCCGCGCAGGCGCAGCGTTATGCCGCCGAGCACGGCTTCACGTTTCCGGTGACCACGCTGACCGATCGCCGCACGCTGATGCTGTTCCGCGCGCGCAACGTGCCGACGCTACTGGCGCTGGACCGTCAGGGACGCGTGCGCTATGCGCGCGTCGGCGTTTTCGATACCACGGAGCGGATGCAGGATCTGATGGCCGCAGTGCGCAGCACGGAAGTGCCGCCGGCCTTGGCAACCATCGAGGAGTAA
- a CDS encoding DUF3772 domain-containing protein, with translation MRCVLLLLWLCAAVASAQPQDADDAPPDPQTLLDNAAKSLKDARGQEVDAGNQTAFQDLVAQVSDAANDAQTAADALSQQLAQVNARLQQLGPAATGDSPDIAAQRKALTKQRDALDSGVKRGKLMVVEARQLADDIERARAEHFSQELSLRSPSPLSPALWKQIAADFPDDQAKLLALYALGQQALQGAIAEHGRGALGFGIAIALILLFPLRYLLRWLGKRYAVSRAPGSRLRRSGLAIWFLLLGTLTPGLAAVALAEALRSIDAVPERLETVLNGFVWVSFAAAFMGSLGASVLLPNQPSWRLFPIDDATARRLRKYTWATAALAWLSSMLLVVNQAARTSDSATVAADGVIALVYGVLILATLTSLSRLRRRQYAEAAAQALANDQPPPPGQHGGVLALIGVLVKVAVVVALLAALLGYLHLGLFITRQIIWITMIVGAVRLLMTFADDFALWLFASEGRIGRAANGAFGVRSSSLEQAGVLTSALLRVLLLLIGVGALLMPFGTNVSIVSDWFSLLSDGIRVSDKVVLYPGAIARAVLVLLLGLGVMQYLHRWLTQTYLPKTELDDGSRNSISTVARYVGIILAALWALAALGIGLERIALVVSALSVGIGFGLQSITQNFVSGLILLAERPVKIGDWIKIGDQEGDVRRISVRATEIQVGDRSTLIVPNSELITKTLRNMTLAGPLGRVQIQFAVSLGTDVTKLRALLLELYAAHPGVLDDPAPSVFIDSIASGHVTLNSFAYVASPRLTYGTRSDLFFALLQRLAEEGIVLESPQEVKLVRE, from the coding sequence TTGCGTTGCGTCCTGCTGCTGTTGTGGCTGTGCGCGGCCGTGGCCTCCGCCCAGCCGCAGGACGCCGACGACGCGCCGCCGGACCCGCAGACCCTGCTGGACAACGCCGCCAAGTCGCTGAAGGACGCGCGCGGCCAGGAAGTGGACGCGGGCAACCAGACCGCCTTCCAGGACCTGGTGGCGCAGGTCTCCGATGCCGCCAACGATGCGCAGACCGCCGCCGATGCGCTCTCGCAGCAGCTGGCGCAGGTCAATGCGCGCCTGCAGCAACTCGGCCCGGCTGCCACCGGCGACTCGCCCGACATCGCCGCGCAGCGCAAGGCGCTGACCAAGCAGCGCGACGCGCTGGATTCGGGGGTCAAGCGCGGCAAGCTGATGGTGGTGGAGGCGCGGCAGCTGGCCGACGACATCGAACGCGCGCGCGCCGAGCATTTCAGTCAGGAGCTGTCGCTGCGCTCGCCCTCGCCGCTGTCGCCGGCGCTGTGGAAGCAGATCGCCGCCGATTTCCCCGACGACCAGGCCAAGTTGCTGGCGCTGTATGCGCTGGGCCAGCAGGCGCTGCAGGGCGCGATCGCCGAGCATGGCCGCGGCGCGCTCGGGTTCGGCATCGCCATCGCGCTGATCCTGCTGTTCCCGCTGCGCTACCTGCTGCGCTGGCTGGGCAAGCGCTATGCGGTGTCGCGCGCGCCGGGCAGCCGCCTGCGCCGCTCCGGTCTGGCGATCTGGTTCCTGCTGCTGGGCACGCTGACCCCGGGCCTGGCCGCGGTGGCGCTGGCCGAGGCCCTGCGCAGCATCGATGCGGTGCCCGAGCGCCTGGAGACGGTGCTCAATGGCTTCGTGTGGGTCAGCTTCGCCGCGGCCTTCATGGGTTCGCTCGGCGCCAGCGTGCTGCTGCCGAACCAGCCGAGCTGGCGGCTGTTCCCGATCGACGACGCCACCGCGCGGCGCCTGCGCAAGTACACCTGGGCCACCGCGGCGCTGGCCTGGCTCAGCAGCATGCTGCTGGTGGTCAACCAGGCCGCGCGCACCAGCGATTCGGCCACCGTCGCCGCCGACGGGGTGATCGCGCTGGTCTACGGCGTGCTGATCCTGGCGACGCTGACCAGCCTGTCGCGGCTGCGCCGGCGGCAGTACGCCGAGGCCGCGGCGCAGGCGCTGGCCAACGACCAGCCGCCGCCGCCCGGCCAGCACGGCGGGGTGCTGGCGTTGATCGGGGTGCTGGTCAAGGTGGCGGTGGTGGTGGCGCTGCTGGCGGCGCTGCTGGGCTACCTGCACCTGGGCCTGTTCATCACCCGGCAGATCATCTGGATCACCATGATCGTCGGCGCGGTGCGCCTGCTGATGACCTTCGCCGACGACTTCGCGCTGTGGCTGTTCGCCAGCGAAGGCCGCATCGGCCGCGCCGCCAACGGCGCCTTCGGGGTGCGTTCGAGCAGCCTGGAGCAAGCCGGCGTGCTGACTTCGGCGCTGCTGCGGGTGCTGCTGCTGCTGATCGGCGTCGGCGCGCTGCTGATGCCGTTCGGCACCAACGTCTCGATCGTCTCGGACTGGTTTTCGCTGCTGTCCGACGGCATCCGCGTCAGCGACAAGGTGGTGCTTTACCCGGGGGCGATTGCGCGCGCGGTGCTGGTGCTGCTGCTCGGCCTGGGCGTCATGCAGTACCTGCATCGCTGGCTGACCCAGACCTATCTGCCCAAGACCGAACTGGACGACGGCTCGCGCAACTCGATCAGCACGGTGGCGCGCTATGTCGGCATCATCCTGGCGGCGTTGTGGGCGCTGGCCGCACTGGGCATCGGCCTGGAGCGGATCGCGCTGGTGGTCAGCGCGCTGTCGGTCGGCATCGGTTTCGGCCTGCAGTCGATCACCCAGAACTTCGTGTCCGGCCTGATCCTGCTCGCCGAGCGTCCGGTCAAGATCGGCGACTGGATCAAGATCGGCGACCAGGAGGGCGATGTGCGCCGGATCAGCGTGCGCGCCACCGAGATCCAGGTCGGCGACCGCTCCACCCTGATCGTCCCCAACTCCGAACTGATTACCAAGACCCTGCGCAACATGACCCTGGCCGGGCCGCTGGGGCGGGTGCAGATCCAGTTCGCGGTGTCGCTGGGCACCGACGTGACCAAGCTGCGCGCCCTGCTGCTGGAGCTGTACGCGGCGCACCCGGGCGTGCTGGACGACCCGGCGCCCTCGGTGTTCATCGACTCCATCGCCAGCGGCCACGTCACCCTCAACAGCTTCGCCTACGTGGCCTCGCCGCGGCTCACCTACGGCACCCGCAGCGACCTGTTCTTCGCCCTGCTGCAGCGCCTGGCCGAGGAGGGCATCGTGCTGGAGTCGCCGCAGGAAGTGAAGCTGGTGCGTGAGTAG
- a CDS encoding NAD(P)H-quinone oxidoreductase translates to MSPTHAAALPDTMTAIEIRQPGAPEVLVPVRVPLPHPGRGELLVRVAAAGVNRPDVMQRQGSYPPPPGASPLPGLEFAGEVVGLGEGVERYRLGYQVCALVAGGGYAEYAVVHERNALPVPAALSLTEAAAVPETFFTVWTNVFQRGRLQSGETLLVHGGTSGIGSVATLLGRAFGARVISTVGSADKRAASLALGAEAAILYREEDFVAETMRLTEGRGADVIVDLIGGDYLARNYQAAALDGRIVQIGIQQGKVHELDLMPLLAKRLTHTGSTLRPRSVMEKAAIARELEERVWPLLAEGRIKPQVDRCFPLQEAAQAHALMESSAHIGKIVLTTAAQ, encoded by the coding sequence ATGTCCCCGACCCACGCCGCCGCGCTGCCCGACACCATGACCGCGATCGAGATCCGCCAGCCCGGTGCGCCCGAGGTGCTGGTGCCGGTGCGCGTGCCGCTGCCGCATCCAGGGCGCGGCGAACTGCTGGTGCGGGTGGCCGCGGCCGGCGTCAACCGGCCCGACGTGATGCAGCGCCAGGGCAGCTATCCGCCGCCGCCGGGCGCCTCGCCGCTGCCAGGGCTGGAGTTCGCCGGCGAGGTGGTCGGCCTGGGCGAAGGCGTGGAGCGCTACCGCCTGGGCTACCAGGTCTGCGCGCTGGTCGCCGGCGGCGGCTATGCCGAGTACGCGGTGGTGCACGAACGCAACGCCTTGCCGGTGCCGGCGGCGCTGAGCCTGACCGAGGCCGCGGCGGTGCCGGAAACCTTCTTCACCGTGTGGACCAACGTGTTCCAGCGCGGCCGCCTGCAGTCCGGCGAGACCCTGCTGGTGCACGGCGGCACCTCCGGCATCGGCAGCGTCGCCACCTTGCTCGGGCGGGCCTTCGGCGCGCGGGTGATCAGCACCGTGGGGTCGGCCGACAAGCGCGCGGCCAGCCTGGCGCTGGGCGCGGAGGCGGCCATCCTCTACCGCGAGGAAGACTTCGTCGCCGAGACGATGCGCCTGACCGAGGGCCGCGGCGCCGACGTGATCGTGGACCTGATTGGCGGCGACTATCTGGCGCGCAACTACCAGGCCGCGGCGCTGGACGGACGCATCGTGCAGATCGGCATCCAGCAGGGCAAGGTGCACGAACTGGACCTGATGCCGCTGCTGGCCAAGCGCCTGACCCACACCGGCTCGACCCTGCGTCCGCGCTCGGTGATGGAGAAGGCGGCGATCGCACGCGAACTGGAGGAGCGGGTGTGGCCGTTGCTGGCCGAGGGTCGCATCAAGCCGCAGGTGGACCGCTGCTTCCCGCTGCAGGAGGCGGCGCAGGCGCATGCGCTGATGGAATCCAGCGCGCACATCGGCAAGATCGTGCTGACGACAGCAGCGCAGTGA
- a CDS encoding histidine-type phosphatase, with product MSFSQFARVRSGWRLAALLWVASAAWPVAASSKQAPAPAAPSAAEVRLTIVVMRHGVRAPTQSPQELAKYAAQPWPQWPVAPGQLTAHGAAGMQALGARYRQRWLGTAALAPDCARSGVVVIADSTPRNHDSAAAFTEGLLPGCQAQYLALPTAQNNPLFHFGKDEDKDDAAPAAPLHLDAATRTRLRALQRVLSGCATSACAAPDAPRLDDPQRLQEPAQAAKALKTAGSLAENLMLEYAQGLPLPQVAWGRADAAALQRLIGLHNASFGYSKRALPAARAAGSNLLAHLLATLQAAAGQPPAVAPLAPADTRALVLLGHDTNLAHLAGLFGIDPLVPGQPDAYPPGGALLLELVRQDGQDFLQLRSVVPTLPALRANRFDGHGLRERRWPLPGCGGRLRCPLAMALQALQARLDPQRVEADVPAMKPWPAQAAPVSD from the coding sequence ATGTCCTTTTCCCAGTTTGCACGCGTGCGCAGCGGATGGCGTCTGGCCGCGCTGCTGTGGGTCGCCAGCGCCGCGTGGCCGGTGGCCGCATCGTCCAAGCAGGCCCCCGCGCCCGCCGCACCGAGCGCAGCGGAGGTGCGCCTGACGATCGTGGTGATGCGCCACGGCGTGCGCGCGCCGACGCAATCGCCACAGGAGTTGGCCAAGTACGCCGCGCAGCCGTGGCCGCAATGGCCGGTGGCGCCCGGCCAGCTCACTGCGCACGGGGCGGCCGGCATGCAGGCGCTGGGTGCGCGCTATCGGCAGCGCTGGCTGGGCACGGCAGCGCTGGCGCCCGATTGCGCCAGGTCCGGCGTGGTGGTGATCGCCGACAGCACGCCGCGCAACCACGACAGCGCGGCGGCGTTCACCGAGGGACTGCTGCCGGGATGTCAGGCGCAGTACCTGGCGTTGCCGACGGCGCAGAATAATCCGCTGTTCCATTTCGGCAAGGACGAGGACAAGGACGACGCTGCGCCCGCGGCGCCGCTGCACCTGGACGCGGCCACCCGCACCCGCCTGCGCGCGCTGCAGCGGGTGCTGTCCGGCTGCGCGACCTCGGCCTGCGCTGCGCCGGACGCGCCGCGTCTGGACGATCCACAGCGGCTGCAGGAGCCGGCACAGGCGGCCAAGGCATTGAAGACCGCCGGCAGCCTGGCCGAGAACCTGATGCTGGAGTATGCGCAAGGCCTGCCGTTGCCGCAGGTGGCCTGGGGGCGCGCCGATGCCGCGGCGCTGCAGCGGCTGATCGGCCTGCACAACGCCTCCTTCGGCTACAGCAAGCGGGCGCTGCCGGCGGCGCGCGCCGCCGGCTCCAACCTGCTCGCGCACCTGCTGGCGACGCTGCAGGCCGCGGCCGGGCAACCGCCGGCGGTGGCACCGCTGGCGCCGGCGGACACGCGCGCGCTGGTGCTGCTCGGCCACGACACCAACCTGGCGCACCTGGCCGGCCTGTTCGGCATCGATCCGCTGGTGCCCGGGCAGCCGGACGCGTATCCGCCCGGCGGCGCGCTGCTGCTGGAGCTGGTGCGGCAGGACGGCCAGGATTTCCTGCAACTGCGCAGCGTGGTGCCGACCCTGCCGGCGCTGCGCGCCAACCGCTTCGACGGCCACGGCCTGCGCGAGCGGCGCTGGCCGCTGCCCGGCTGCGGCGGCCGACTGCGCTGCCCGCTGGCGATGGCGTTGCAGGCACTGCAGGCGCGGCTGGATCCGCAGCGGGTCGAGGCCGATGTGCCGGCAATGAAGCCATGGCCGGCGCAGGCGGCACCGGTGAGCGATTAG
- a CDS encoding FecR domain-containing protein: MREESRRSAEAAADWYLAQRETTLPPARQAEFLGWLRQSPAHVAAYLDIARMHGDLPSAAQAQQASSAQLRAHALRSGAVVVPLRPDVDTPAVAFNPRRVVPRRRRWPLAAAAVLALAVAGTALRLSAPTPVPATVYAAPADAPRSIALDDGSVVQLQRGGAIAVRYGTQRRDIALLRGKAVFDLGHDPARPLRVSVGTLVLRDVGTVFGVDPQAGGARVTVLQGRVQVSRDTPAWWRRGDLPSEGTTLADLGGGQQARVDAQGRVLALRDHADIADATAWLPAQVGVQDRSLGEVARLFNAYTTRPLRIADPALAAQRVSGVFHLRDPEAFVAYVGSLPGVQVQRDAQAVTLRRAPAPL, from the coding sequence ATGCGTGAGGAGTCACGACGCAGCGCCGAAGCCGCCGCGGACTGGTACCTGGCGCAGCGCGAGACCACGCTGCCGCCGGCGCGGCAGGCCGAGTTCCTGGGCTGGCTGCGGCAGTCGCCGGCACACGTGGCCGCCTATCTCGACATCGCGCGCATGCACGGCGACCTGCCGTCCGCGGCCCAGGCGCAGCAGGCCAGCAGTGCGCAACTGCGCGCGCATGCCTTGCGCAGCGGGGCGGTGGTGGTGCCGTTGCGCCCGGACGTGGACACACCGGCGGTGGCGTTCAACCCGCGTCGTGTCGTGCCACGACGCAGGCGCTGGCCGTTGGCGGCGGCGGCCGTGCTGGCGCTGGCCGTCGCCGGCACGGCGCTGCGCCTGAGCGCGCCGACGCCAGTGCCGGCAACGGTCTACGCAGCGCCGGCGGACGCGCCGCGCAGCATCGCGCTGGACGACGGCAGCGTGGTGCAACTGCAGCGCGGCGGCGCGATCGCGGTGCGCTACGGCACGCAGCGCCGCGATATCGCCCTGCTGCGCGGCAAGGCGGTGTTCGATCTTGGCCACGATCCGGCACGGCCGCTGCGGGTCAGCGTCGGTACCCTGGTGCTGCGCGACGTCGGCACCGTGTTCGGGGTCGACCCGCAGGCCGGCGGGGCGCGGGTCACCGTGCTGCAGGGGCGGGTGCAGGTGTCGCGCGACACGCCGGCATGGTGGCGCCGCGGCGACCTGCCGTCGGAGGGGACGACGCTGGCGGACCTGGGCGGCGGCCAGCAGGCACGGGTGGATGCGCAGGGCCGTGTGCTGGCGCTGCGCGACCATGCCGACATCGCCGACGCCACTGCCTGGCTGCCGGCGCAGGTCGGCGTACAGGATCGCAGCCTCGGCGAGGTGGCGCGGCTGTTCAACGCCTACACCACGCGGCCGCTGCGCATCGCCGACCCGGCGCTGGCGGCGCAGCGGGTCAGCGGCGTGTTCCACCTGCGCGATCCGGAGGCCTTCGTCGCCTATGTCGGCAGCCTGCCCGGCGTGCAGGTGCAGCGCGATGCGCAGGCGGTGACTCTCCGCCGCGCACCGGCGCCGCTGTAA
- a CDS encoding sigma-70 family RNA polymerase sigma factor, with the protein MRPEPLPALSRLFLQWRPSLSRYFRKRRAAAWDTDDLLQEVWLRLQRSEAHAPEIANPEAYLFTIAANLMREHALLHQRNSQRDTCLDDVLDRLAVPCEADAQVHRAQRRQRLAELMARLPPKCRAAMVLRYRDELGYQEIAEQLQISSHMVKKYIIKGLAVCRQGMARYA; encoded by the coding sequence GTGCGTCCCGAACCCTTGCCGGCCCTGTCGCGGCTGTTCCTGCAATGGCGGCCGTCGCTGAGCCGCTATTTCCGCAAGCGCCGCGCCGCGGCCTGGGATACCGACGACCTGCTGCAGGAAGTGTGGCTGCGGCTGCAGCGCAGCGAGGCGCATGCGCCGGAGATCGCCAATCCCGAAGCCTACCTGTTCACCATCGCCGCCAACCTGATGCGCGAGCACGCGCTGCTGCACCAGCGCAACAGCCAGCGCGATACCTGCCTGGACGACGTGCTGGACCGGCTCGCGGTGCCCTGCGAGGCCGATGCGCAGGTGCACCGCGCGCAGCGCCGGCAGCGCCTGGCCGAACTGATGGCGCGGCTGCCGCCGAAGTGCCGTGCGGCGATGGTGCTGCGCTACCGCGACGAGCTGGGCTACCAGGAGATCGCCGAGCAATTGCAGATCTCCAGCCACATGGTCAAGAAATACATCATCAAGGGCCTGGCGGTGTGCCGGCAGGGCATGGCGCGCTATGCGTGA